In Carassius gibelio isolate Cgi1373 ecotype wild population from Czech Republic chromosome B13, carGib1.2-hapl.c, whole genome shotgun sequence, one genomic interval encodes:
- the vox gene encoding ventral homeobox — MVKKFSVDWLAQSFHDSPHQDVLEPEKQTHRPHVPCVVQPRPPTSYDKVYLQPKPKVNKKAEEKPETGKEKEGTTPVTQRSCSSPSFSENSGYSSGYESEATASECASVEDAHETEKDAATRRIRTKFTPEQIDKLEKIFTKHKYLDAGERVKTALKLNLSETQVRTWFQNRRMKLKREVQEMRADYLLPNMVLSHVLPVQYQCYNRQRLPFPPPSALMQQMMPLVSHHQLVMPRQHYF; from the exons ATGGTCAAGAAGTTTTCTGTGGACTGGCTCGCCCAAAGCTTTCACGATTCGCCGCATCAAGACGTTCTGGAGCCGGAGAAACAGACGCACAGGCCACACGTACCGTGCGTGGTTCAACCGAGACCTCCTACATCATATGACAAGGTTTATTTGCAGCCAAAACCAAAGGTTAACAAGAAAGCTGAAGAGAAACCAGAGACCGGTAAAGAGAAGGAGGGCACAACCCCTGTTACCCAAAGAAGCTGCTCATCTCCAAGCT TTTCAGAAAACAGCGGGTATTCGTCAGGTTACGAGAGCGAAGCAACCGCGTCTGAATGCGCGTCCGTCGAAGATGCGCACGAGACCGAGAAAGACGCGGCCACGCGAAGAATCAGAACCAAATTCACTCCGGAACAGATCGACAAACTGGAGAAAATCTTCACCAAGCACAAATACTTGGACGCGGGAGAGAGAGTGAAAACGGCTTTGAAACTCAATCTGTCAGAAACTCAG GTCAGAACTTGGTTCCAGAACCGCAGGATGAAGCTGAAGCGGGAAGTGCAGGAGATGCGCGCGGACTATCTGCTGCCTAATATGGTTCTTTCGCACGTGCTTCCGGTTCAGTACCAATGCTACAACAGACAGCGACTTCCGTTTCCGCCTCCCAGCGCGCTGATGCAGCAGATGATGCCGCTGGTTTCTCATCATCAGCTCGTGATGCCCAGGCAGCATTACTTCTGA
- the vent gene encoding ventral expressed homeobox — MFKTFSVEWLSQSFHAQDLEQEKRVTVSARDEFSDARHASSETLGEGETKALSSPTNSCGYSSASESDESEGESASQRRVRTKFSSEQISRLEKSFSKHKYLGATQRRRIAEKLQLSETQVKTWFQNRRMKLKREVQDARAAEFFVVLPPLTSFQHYTASGQHSRLYFPQQIPARQLPPQMLFPSCYF; from the exons ATGTTCAAGACGTTCTCCGTGGAGTGGTTGTCCCAGAGCTTCCATGCTCAAGATCTGGAGCAGGAGAAACGAGTCACAGTAAGCGCTCGTGATGAGTTCAGTGATGCTCGTCACGCGTCTTCAGAAACGCTTGGAGAAGGAGAAACCAAGGCCCTGTCTTCTCCTACAA ACAGCTGTGGCTACTCCTCGGCCTCTGAGAGCGATGAGAGCGAAGGAGAGTCCGCGTCACAGCGGCGCGTCAGAACCAAGTTCAGCTCGGAGCAGATCTCGCGTCTGGAGAAGAGCTTCAGCAAACACAAGTACCTCGGAGCGACTCAGAGACGCAGGATAGCGGAGAAACTGCAGCTGTCTGAAACACAG gTGAAAACATGGTTCCAGAACAGACGGATGAAGCTGAAGCGGGAAGTTCAGGACGCGCGCGCAGCCGAGTTTTTTGTTGTGCTTCCGCCGCTGACGTCATTTCAGCACTACACCGCTAGCGGACAGCACTCGCGCCTCTATTTCCCTCAACAAATTCCCGCGCGACAACTCCCGCCACAGATGCTGTTCCCCTCCTGCTACTTTTAA